The Leptospira johnsonii genome window below encodes:
- a CDS encoding SDR family oxidoreductase: MRMKQVLITGANRGIGLELANLYAEKGHTVYAACRKSSEPLRRLGVKIFEGLDLTQSQTFETLSGFLTGVKLDILINNAGILIPDNLESVDFTELETQILVNAIGPIRLSRLLLPKLGPDSKLVFITSRMGSIADNTSGAYYGYRMSKSALNAGAVSLARDLAPKKISVGILHPGMVATEMTGRQGIPPRTAAEGLFQQIEKLSPERSGRFFHQNGEELPW; encoded by the coding sequence ATCCGAATGAAACAAGTTTTAATCACTGGCGCCAACCGAGGTATCGGTCTGGAACTCGCAAATTTATACGCCGAAAAGGGTCATACTGTTTATGCAGCTTGTAGAAAAAGTTCGGAGCCTCTCCGAAGACTGGGTGTGAAAATTTTTGAAGGTCTGGACCTGACCCAAAGCCAAACTTTCGAAACTCTTTCCGGTTTCTTGACTGGGGTCAAACTGGACATACTGATCAATAACGCCGGTATCCTGATCCCGGATAATTTGGAAAGCGTGGACTTCACAGAACTCGAAACCCAGATCCTAGTAAATGCGATCGGGCCAATCCGACTAAGTCGGCTACTTCTTCCTAAACTTGGCCCAGACTCCAAACTGGTCTTTATAACTAGCAGAATGGGCTCTATCGCGGATAATACTTCCGGAGCCTATTACGGATATAGAATGTCCAAATCTGCCTTAAATGCTGGTGCAGTTAGTCTCGCTCGTGACCTCGCCCCTAAAAAGATCTCTGTAGGAATTCTTCACCCTGGAATGGTAGCTACCGAAATGACAGGTAGACAAGGAATTCCCCCCAGAACTGCAGCCGAGGGACTCTTCCAACAGATCGAAAAACTCTCTCCGGAAAGGTCCGGAAGATTCTTTCATCAAAACGGGGAAGAGCTACCATGGTAA
- a CDS encoding TIGR00266 family protein — protein sequence MQFQISHKPSFSLLKLRLGPGQSIKSEAGAMVYMSSRIGVETKMGSGFLSALSRKIFGGESFFFNTYTAPETGGEIGLAPDLPGDIIDLDLNGKSIFVQSGSYLASDPGIQVVSKFGGLRSLFGGEGLFLLEISGTGKVFLSSYGAIVPIRVEGNYTVDTGHIVAFENSLQFKVGKAGGNWKSTLLGGEGLVANFTGNGTLWIQSRVPSGFISWLTKLLPV from the coding sequence ATGCAATTCCAGATCTCTCATAAACCTTCCTTCTCCTTATTGAAACTTAGATTAGGTCCCGGTCAATCGATTAAATCGGAAGCCGGAGCCATGGTGTACATGAGTTCCCGGATCGGCGTGGAAACCAAGATGGGAAGCGGCTTTCTTTCCGCTCTTTCTAGAAAAATTTTCGGCGGAGAATCATTTTTCTTCAATACTTACACCGCTCCTGAAACAGGAGGAGAGATCGGACTCGCTCCGGATCTTCCGGGCGATATCATAGATCTGGATCTGAATGGAAAAAGTATTTTTGTTCAATCTGGATCTTATCTGGCTTCCGATCCAGGAATCCAAGTCGTTTCTAAATTCGGCGGTCTTCGTTCCTTATTTGGAGGAGAAGGTCTGTTCTTGTTGGAGATTTCAGGGACCGGAAAAGTATTCTTAAGTTCATATGGAGCTATCGTTCCAATCAGAGTAGAAGGAAATTATACTGTAGACACAGGTCATATAGTCGCCTTCGAAAATTCTCTCCAATTCAAAGTAGGAAAGGCGGGGGGAAATTGGAAATCCACCTTACTAGGTGGCGAAGGTTTGGTCGCAAATTTCACTGGCAATGGAACTCTATGGATACAATCAAGGGTGCCTTCCGGATTTATCAGCTGGCTTACCAAACTTCTTCCAGTTTAA
- a CDS encoding PQQ-dependent sugar dehydrogenase, which translates to MRRFCNRILLVFSLFLGLSLFTGEDTHLLAKTKKQKPKKETGTEYVFGWTQIASGFKEITDIQFHPSLPGEMLVLEKKGKILLWNFTNKQSKLIADFTGSVETRSEEGLLGFAFHPKFSENRLFYINAVSKEAGKDQTFILEFHWDDSKILRWQDRKRILLRVDQPYSNHNAGQLSFGPDGKLYIGFGDGGAAGDPYKHGQNTSTYLGTLIRITPNLDANAPPYKIPEDNPFKNSPGFLPEIWAYGFRNPWKFSFDTKTGDLYLADVGQDDWEEVDLVLKGKNYGWNIKEGFHCFLPKKDCEKPGLTDPILEYDHDLDRSITGGYVYRGKNLSKYYGWYIFADFVSGKILGFSTEVEGKRKLTVLGDTHFLISTFGQDSTGELYFSDFSSGNIFQIGKKN; encoded by the coding sequence ATGAGACGATTTTGCAATAGGATCTTATTAGTATTCTCTCTATTTCTGGGACTCTCCCTTTTTACGGGAGAGGACACCCATCTTCTTGCCAAAACCAAAAAACAAAAACCTAAAAAGGAGACTGGCACAGAATACGTATTTGGTTGGACCCAAATTGCATCCGGCTTTAAAGAAATCACTGATATACAATTTCATCCTAGCTTGCCTGGAGAGATGTTAGTCTTAGAGAAGAAGGGGAAAATACTCCTTTGGAATTTTACAAACAAACAATCCAAACTCATTGCCGATTTTACAGGAAGTGTAGAGACCAGATCGGAAGAAGGTTTACTGGGTTTCGCATTTCACCCTAAGTTTTCGGAAAATAGGCTCTTCTATATCAATGCAGTTTCAAAAGAAGCGGGGAAGGACCAGACATTTATTTTAGAATTTCATTGGGATGATTCTAAAATTCTACGTTGGCAGGATCGTAAAAGGATCTTACTCAGAGTGGATCAGCCTTATTCCAATCATAATGCGGGTCAGCTTAGTTTCGGTCCTGATGGAAAATTATATATTGGTTTTGGGGATGGGGGCGCCGCAGGAGATCCTTACAAACATGGGCAAAATACATCTACTTATCTAGGAACTTTGATCCGGATAACACCTAACCTGGATGCAAACGCTCCTCCTTATAAGATACCGGAAGACAATCCTTTCAAAAATTCGCCAGGCTTCTTGCCTGAGATCTGGGCCTATGGATTTAGAAATCCGTGGAAGTTTTCATTCGATACTAAGACCGGAGATCTGTATTTAGCAGATGTTGGACAGGATGATTGGGAAGAAGTAGATCTGGTTCTAAAAGGCAAGAATTACGGCTGGAATATAAAAGAAGGATTTCACTGCTTTTTACCCAAAAAGGACTGTGAAAAACCTGGGTTAACCGATCCAATCTTGGAATATGATCATGATCTGGACCGCTCTATCACTGGCGGATACGTGTACAGAGGGAAAAATCTTTCCAAATACTATGGATGGTATATTTTTGCCGACTTTGTTTCGGGAAAGATCCTTGGTTTCTCCACAGAAGTGGAAGGTAAAAGGAAACTAACTGTATTAGGGGATACTCACTTCCTAATCAGCACATTTGGCCAGGATTCCACAGGTGAGCTGTATTTTAGCGATTTTAGTTCAGGAAATATCTTCCAAATTGGAAAAAAAAATTGA
- a CDS encoding radical SAM protein: MSTSTLRPESSIALLEEMERKYKQIPFEAILKQDILRQGIHFLPESFQVGEDYKTKDYFIFSFDHIPLADMKEGTDSKAPEEIKITGGYFNLLPTIVSTRNNPNSPYKVKRIPAGEKDEGRPGLYLNETFLGKLEYPPKPAWYRHKTKSGKIPGEIAPVIEWGYLIYLTVFRNCQYFGKDEECAYCDINHNYRQQKNAGRPYTGVKDIEDILEVLSWIDAEDEIAKVYTITGGSVITSLKKKNEIDFYLEYAQAIEQKFPGRWMGKIVSQAWENEDCKKFKDAGIQVYHPNYEVWEPELFRKICPGKEAYIGRDTWIRRIVDSAEIFGPSYVIPNFVGGVELSQPWGFPTVAEAIKSTGEGLDFFMSKGIMPRFTAWCPEPYTTLGTQAGPPLEYFCELLTVWKATFEKYNLPVPPGYGEPGPGKAVFSVSAFMDVISYPGRA; this comes from the coding sequence ATGAGCACGAGCACCCTCCGCCCCGAATCTTCCATAGCCTTATTGGAGGAAATGGAAAGAAAATACAAACAGATCCCATTCGAAGCAATTCTGAAACAGGACATTCTGAGGCAAGGGATCCATTTTCTTCCGGAATCTTTTCAAGTAGGGGAAGACTATAAGACCAAGGATTATTTCATCTTCTCCTTCGACCATATTCCACTTGCGGATATGAAAGAAGGCACCGACTCCAAGGCTCCCGAAGAGATCAAGATCACTGGTGGTTATTTCAATTTATTGCCTACGATTGTTTCCACTCGTAATAATCCAAACTCTCCTTATAAAGTAAAACGTATCCCTGCCGGAGAGAAAGACGAGGGCAGACCTGGTCTTTATTTAAACGAAACATTTTTAGGAAAACTAGAATATCCACCTAAGCCCGCTTGGTACAGACACAAGACCAAGTCCGGAAAAATCCCTGGAGAGATCGCACCAGTCATCGAATGGGGGTATCTGATCTATCTCACAGTTTTTCGTAACTGCCAGTATTTCGGTAAGGACGAAGAATGTGCCTACTGCGATATCAATCACAATTATAGACAACAGAAGAATGCAGGCAGACCTTACACAGGCGTAAAAGATATAGAAGATATTTTAGAAGTTCTGTCTTGGATAGATGCAGAAGACGAGATCGCAAAAGTGTACACGATCACAGGCGGGTCCGTAATCACTTCTCTCAAAAAGAAAAATGAAATCGATTTTTATCTAGAATACGCACAAGCAATCGAGCAAAAGTTCCCAGGAAGATGGATGGGCAAGATTGTTTCCCAAGCATGGGAGAATGAGGACTGCAAAAAATTCAAAGACGCAGGGATCCAAGTCTATCATCCCAACTACGAAGTATGGGAACCTGAACTATTCAGAAAAATTTGTCCAGGAAAAGAAGCTTATATCGGTAGAGATACTTGGATCAGAAGGATCGTTGATTCTGCAGAAATTTTTGGGCCTTCTTATGTGATCCCAAACTTTGTAGGTGGAGTGGAGCTTTCTCAGCCTTGGGGATTTCCTACAGTTGCAGAAGCGATCAAATCCACAGGAGAAGGGTTAGACTTCTTTATGTCCAAAGGGATCATGCCTAGATTCACTGCTTGGTGTCCGGAACCTTATACAACTTTAGGGACCCAAGCGGGTCCTCCATTGGAATATTTCTGCGAGTTACTCACAGTCTGGAAGGCTACATTCGAAAAATATAATTTACCAGTTCCTCCAGGTTATGGAGAACCTGGACCAGGAAAGGCGGTATTCTCCGTTTCCGCCTTTATGGATGTGATCAGCTATCCAGGAAGGGCTTAG
- the lipA gene encoding lipoyl synthase, which yields MNPLKKKPRSNAYQPAPEKPDWLKVRLPFREKENPVDFVRSSVEGGKLNTVCESASCPNLNHCWSRKTATYMLAGDICTRRCSYCDVAFGKPLALDPEEPLRVAESAKALGLKHVVITSVNRDDLSDGGAAHYKKTVELIRERLPECKIEILVPDFKMREENLEIVYSSKPDIFNHNLETVERLFPTVAPAKKYERSLDVLGHASQRGLLTKSGLILGLGETLEEVHQTLKDLRAVGVQMVTLGQYLQPTPTHLPVSEYIRPEVFKDLKEFGKALGFRTVFSGPLVRSSYHADEQVPWFEN from the coding sequence GTGAATCCTCTCAAAAAGAAGCCCAGGTCCAATGCTTACCAACCCGCTCCCGAAAAACCGGACTGGTTAAAGGTCAGGCTTCCTTTCCGTGAAAAGGAAAATCCGGTCGATTTCGTCCGCAGTTCTGTAGAGGGGGGAAAACTCAATACTGTCTGCGAAAGCGCTTCTTGTCCCAACCTGAATCATTGTTGGTCCAGAAAAACTGCCACCTATATGCTTGCAGGAGATATTTGTACGAGACGTTGTTCCTACTGCGATGTCGCCTTCGGAAAACCCCTCGCATTAGATCCGGAAGAACCTTTAAGAGTGGCAGAATCTGCAAAGGCCTTAGGTCTTAAACATGTAGTCATCACATCAGTAAATAGAGACGATTTATCGGATGGAGGCGCAGCTCATTACAAAAAAACGGTAGAGCTGATCCGAGAAAGACTCCCTGAATGCAAAATTGAAATTTTAGTACCGGATTTTAAGATGAGGGAAGAAAATTTAGAGATCGTTTATTCTTCCAAGCCGGACATATTCAATCATAACCTAGAGACTGTAGAAAGATTATTTCCTACAGTAGCTCCTGCTAAAAAGTACGAGCGATCTCTGGATGTTCTGGGGCATGCTTCCCAAAGAGGGCTTTTAACTAAAAGTGGATTGATACTTGGCCTGGGAGAAACCTTGGAAGAAGTCCATCAAACTCTAAAGGATCTCAGAGCCGTAGGAGTGCAAATGGTCACCCTAGGACAATATCTCCAACCAACTCCAACACATCTTCCTGTTAGCGAGTACATTCGTCCGGAAGTGTTCAAGGATCTAAAAGAATTCGGAAAAGCTTTAGGATTCAGAACAGTATTCTCAGGGCCATTGGTCAGAAGTTCTTATCACGCGGACGAGCAAGTGCCGTGGTTCGAAAACTAA
- a CDS encoding pseudouridine synthase, with translation MSEKVAKEKTGEESSKEIRINRFLADCGLGSRRKVEELILSGKVKVNGAVEKNLSTKIRVGSDIVQVGNKKLVPPTETVFLALNKPKGYLCSHSDRFHSNTVFELLPKKYGKLFIAGRLDLDSRGLLLLSDQGNLVQEITHPSEGSEKEYEVVLEEELDPKEVKDRFTKGFMDEGEFLKAEKVISLTKGEGSSKFRVILKQGRKRQIRRMFSILGGRVIDLQRIRIGKLSLEKLKIGEGKFVLLDPKVWRP, from the coding sequence TTGAGCGAAAAAGTCGCAAAAGAGAAAACGGGGGAAGAATCCTCCAAAGAAATCAGGATCAACCGATTCCTTGCAGACTGCGGCCTAGGTTCCCGTAGAAAGGTGGAAGAATTGATCCTTTCCGGAAAAGTGAAAGTCAATGGAGCCGTCGAAAAAAATCTAAGCACCAAGATCAGGGTAGGTTCTGATATTGTTCAGGTTGGAAATAAAAAATTAGTCCCTCCTACAGAAACAGTTTTCTTAGCATTAAACAAACCTAAAGGATATCTTTGCTCCCATAGCGATCGTTTTCATTCCAATACTGTTTTTGAATTACTCCCTAAAAAATACGGAAAACTTTTTATAGCAGGAAGATTGGACCTGGATTCCAGGGGACTTCTTCTTTTATCCGACCAAGGAAATTTGGTCCAAGAGATCACACATCCGTCCGAAGGCTCCGAAAAGGAATACGAAGTAGTCTTAGAAGAAGAATTGGATCCCAAGGAAGTGAAGGACAGATTCACTAAGGGGTTTATGGACGAGGGAGAATTTTTAAAAGCGGAGAAGGTAATATCCTTAACAAAAGGAGAAGGATCTTCCAAGTTCAGAGTGATCTTAAAACAAGGAAGAAAAAGACAGATCCGTAGGATGTTCTCGATACTCGGTGGGAGAGTGATCGATCTGCAGAGAATACGGATCGGAAAACTTTCATTGGAAAAATTGAAAATCGGAGAAGGCAAGTTTGTCTTGTTGGATCCTAAAGTTTGGAGACCATGA
- the ptsP gene encoding phosphoenolpyruvate--protein phosphotransferase, with the protein MNGGGKRNTYMGIVAFPGRFYGRCVKVGTKRRHLAHGAYIHESQKSEELKKLSNALDSSKIELKSIISSLKTREQDRELKEILETQVTITEDPGLQDSFRNRIKEYNENAFLAVQNTINELTDKFTRMDNPFFRERSDHFQDISNRILENLLDKKEEVSFLADQSEDVILVARQLTPSQMILMDKSRIRGIATDLGGKTGHMAILARNYGIPTIVGLKEFYRNINDFEYVFLDADTGQIVRNPTIEEVKYYGASSPLSFETKVIKPKKAVTKDGVKIRLKCNLESDTDCELAKKADVDGVGLFRSESLFLKYQDKNVSGEEQFLAYKRIAEGMDPNPVYIRTFDIGADKFSTGEFEENPFLGNRGIRYSLQNPDWFKEQLNAILRASAYGNLSILLPMVTNLGEIKKTKEILEECKRELTASKEKFNKKIKLGVMVETPSAVSSMDVLAREVDFFSVGTNDLLQYLMAVDRNNVNVSSLYNPFHISFLRTLIQIVETAWKYERPLSICGEIASDTNFTILLLGMGFRELSISIPFVGPIRKILGSVSLKQANFLLKKILELSEIEDYEAIEAFLFSKHLE; encoded by the coding sequence ATGAATGGTGGCGGGAAAAGAAATACATACATGGGGATAGTCGCTTTTCCCGGCAGATTTTACGGTCGTTGCGTAAAAGTCGGTACAAAGAGAAGACATCTCGCCCACGGCGCCTATATCCACGAGAGCCAAAAATCGGAAGAACTCAAAAAACTCTCTAACGCTCTCGATTCTTCCAAAATAGAATTAAAATCAATCATCTCCAGCCTCAAAACAAGAGAACAAGATAGAGAGTTAAAAGAAATTTTAGAAACCCAGGTCACAATCACGGAAGATCCAGGGTTACAAGATTCATTTAGAAATCGAATTAAAGAATATAATGAAAACGCGTTTTTAGCGGTCCAAAATACGATCAACGAACTCACAGACAAGTTCACTCGTATGGACAATCCGTTTTTCAGAGAAAGATCGGATCATTTTCAGGACATATCCAATCGGATCTTAGAAAACCTTTTGGATAAAAAAGAAGAAGTCTCCTTTTTGGCTGACCAATCGGAAGACGTGATCTTGGTCGCAAGACAATTGACTCCATCTCAGATGATACTTATGGACAAGAGTAGGATCAGAGGGATTGCAACGGACCTGGGGGGAAAAACAGGTCATATGGCAATCCTTGCCAGAAACTATGGGATCCCCACCATTGTTGGCTTAAAAGAATTTTATCGAAACATTAACGATTTTGAATATGTTTTTTTGGACGCGGACACCGGCCAGATCGTAAGAAACCCAACAATCGAAGAAGTAAAATATTATGGAGCTTCCTCTCCTTTAAGTTTTGAGACAAAGGTAATTAAACCTAAAAAAGCCGTAACAAAAGACGGAGTCAAGATCCGACTCAAATGTAATTTAGAATCGGATACCGACTGTGAACTTGCTAAAAAAGCGGATGTAGACGGTGTGGGACTTTTCCGTTCAGAGTCGTTATTCTTAAAATACCAGGACAAAAACGTTTCCGGAGAAGAACAATTCTTAGCCTATAAAAGGATCGCAGAAGGAATGGATCCGAATCCAGTTTACATCCGGACTTTCGATATAGGCGCGGATAAATTTTCCACGGGAGAATTTGAGGAAAATCCATTTTTAGGAAATAGAGGAATTCGATACAGTCTCCAAAATCCTGATTGGTTCAAGGAACAATTGAATGCGATCCTAAGAGCCTCCGCTTACGGAAATTTAAGTATTCTTCTTCCTATGGTAACCAATCTAGGAGAGATCAAAAAAACGAAAGAAATCTTAGAAGAATGTAAAAGAGAACTTACCGCAAGCAAGGAAAAGTTCAATAAGAAGATCAAACTTGGGGTAATGGTAGAAACTCCTTCCGCTGTATCCTCTATGGATGTTCTGGCAAGAGAAGTGGATTTTTTCTCCGTCGGAACAAACGATCTATTGCAGTATTTGATGGCAGTGGATCGGAATAATGTGAATGTCTCTTCTTTGTATAACCCATTCCATATTTCATTCTTAAGAACCCTGATCCAGATCGTAGAAACTGCTTGGAAATATGAAAGACCGTTGAGTATTTGTGGTGAGATCGCTTCGGATACAAATTTTACGATCTTACTTTTGGGAATGGGCTTTAGAGAACTTTCCATATCAATTCCGTTTGTGGGACCGATCCGGAAAATTTTAGGATCTGTAAGTCTGAAACAGGCAAATTTTCTTCTGAAAAAAATTTTAGAACTTTCTGAAATTGAAGACTACGAAGCGATCGAGGCTTTTTTGTTTAGCAAACACTTGGAGTAA
- a CDS encoding TIGR00266 family protein, giving the protein MKFEILAKPDFPILKLNLNSGESIRAESGAMVAMSSQVKMETKAQGGIFASAKRALFSGESFFQNTFTVESGNGELFLTSATQGDLEHRALKNEELILSRGAYVAGGTELVIDSKWGGFKGFFAGEGLFFLKVSGTGDLFFSSFGAIHTVDVDGMYIVDTGHIVAFEPSLDYHIDKVGGLKSLFLSGEGLVAKFSGKGRLYLQTRNQNSFASWANTWRRVQRSTSVGGGD; this is encoded by the coding sequence ATGAAATTTGAAATATTAGCAAAACCTGATTTTCCTATCCTAAAGCTTAATTTGAATTCCGGGGAATCCATACGTGCGGAGTCCGGAGCAATGGTTGCTATGTCCTCTCAAGTCAAAATGGAGACCAAGGCTCAAGGCGGGATCTTTGCTTCCGCAAAAAGAGCTTTGTTTAGCGGCGAGTCCTTCTTCCAAAACACATTCACAGTGGAAAGTGGAAACGGAGAGTTATTTTTAACCTCTGCTACACAAGGAGACTTGGAACATAGAGCTCTCAAAAACGAAGAACTGATCTTGAGTAGAGGAGCCTATGTTGCCGGCGGCACAGAGCTTGTGATAGACAGCAAATGGGGAGGCTTCAAAGGATTTTTTGCCGGAGAAGGTTTATTCTTCCTAAAAGTTTCCGGGACAGGAGACCTATTCTTCTCTAGTTTCGGTGCAATTCACACTGTAGATGTGGACGGGATGTACATTGTAGACACAGGTCATATCGTAGCATTTGAACCCAGCTTAGATTATCATATCGATAAGGTAGGAGGATTAAAATCTCTCTTCTTATCCGGAGAGGGATTAGTCGCCAAATTTTCCGGTAAGGGCAGGCTATATCTACAAACTAGGAACCAAAACTCTTTTGCTTCTTGGGCAAATACCTGGAGAAGGGTGCAACGTTCTACAAGCGTAGGAGGAGGGGACTAA
- the lpxC gene encoding UDP-3-O-acyl-N-acetylglucosamine deacetylase has protein sequence MNFTEHRKTLKETVRIKGIGLHSGKEVNLVGHPAPAGTGIVFEYRKGEDKASIPVELSNVVDTSNATTLGDGLHRVQTVEHLMAAVFSVGITDMILEIDSVEVPIMDGSSLPFLEAFESTGYTEFEERIDPIYVKNPMWVVDGDKYLVILPSETWKVTYTIDFPHPLLKGQNITIDLDRDILKNEILPARTFGFLKDVEALQARGLAMGGSLDNAIVLTQDGYLNESLRYENECVRHKILDLVGDLSIAGRPIIGHYLASKAGHALDVSMAKLVMSSVTGNELGKYKSRRIPLFNRKAAMV, from the coding sequence ATGAATTTCACAGAACATAGAAAAACTCTTAAAGAAACAGTTAGAATTAAGGGGATCGGATTACATTCCGGTAAGGAAGTAAATCTGGTCGGGCACCCTGCTCCAGCTGGAACAGGTATAGTTTTTGAATATAGAAAGGGAGAAGATAAAGCATCCATCCCTGTAGAACTAAGTAATGTGGTAGATACGAGTAACGCTACTACACTTGGAGACGGACTCCACAGGGTCCAAACCGTTGAGCACCTGATGGCAGCGGTATTCTCCGTAGGAATTACGGACATGATCTTAGAAATCGACTCCGTAGAAGTTCCGATCATGGACGGATCTTCCCTTCCTTTCCTAGAAGCATTCGAAAGCACAGGTTATACCGAATTCGAAGAAAGAATAGACCCTATCTATGTAAAGAACCCGATGTGGGTAGTAGATGGGGATAAATACCTGGTTATCCTTCCCAGCGAAACCTGGAAAGTAACCTACACAATTGACTTCCCTCATCCCCTCTTAAAAGGCCAGAACATCACAATCGATCTGGACAGAGACATTCTCAAAAACGAAATCTTACCAGCCAGAACCTTCGGATTCCTAAAAGACGTAGAAGCTCTCCAAGCGAGAGGTCTCGCGATGGGAGGTTCATTAGACAACGCGATCGTTCTTACCCAGGACGGGTATTTGAATGAATCCCTTCGTTACGAAAACGAATGTGTACGACATAAAATTTTGGACCTGGTGGGGGACCTTTCCATTGCGGGAAGACCTATCATCGGCCATTATCTAGCTTCCAAGGCGGGACATGCACTGGACGTTTCCATGGCTAAGTTAGTCATGAGTTCAGTAACAGGAAACGAATTGGGCAAATACAAAAGTCGCCGGATCCCTCTCTTCAACAGAAAAGCGGCGATGGTCTAA
- a CDS encoding TIGR00266 family protein encodes MNIQVLYKPSYSVAKVNLSSGESIKAEAGALMSMSSHIQMQTSKAQAGGIFKSLKAAFLGGESFWMNTFSASQSGEVLLAPTLPGDIEKLELNGTIFIQSSSFLAAKPEIDIDTKFQGLKGFFSGESLFFLKLSGSGPVLISSYGGIEVLDVEGEFIVDTGHIVAFEEGLQYEITKFGGWKSFFLGGEGLVARFKGRGRLWLQSRNVPTLGAWFRSELPPRKE; translated from the coding sequence ATGAATATCCAAGTTTTATACAAACCATCTTATTCCGTAGCGAAAGTAAATTTAAGTTCCGGAGAATCCATCAAGGCGGAAGCGGGAGCTCTTATGAGTATGAGCTCTCATATCCAAATGCAAACAAGCAAAGCTCAGGCTGGGGGGATTTTCAAATCCTTAAAGGCCGCTTTTCTTGGAGGAGAATCTTTCTGGATGAACACATTCTCCGCTTCTCAATCGGGAGAAGTTTTACTAGCGCCAACACTTCCCGGTGATATAGAAAAACTAGAATTGAATGGAACAATTTTTATCCAATCCAGTTCTTTTCTCGCGGCAAAACCAGAGATAGATATAGATACTAAGTTCCAAGGCCTAAAAGGTTTTTTCAGCGGAGAATCTTTATTCTTCTTAAAACTGAGCGGAAGCGGACCGGTCCTTATCTCCAGTTATGGCGGGATAGAAGTATTGGATGTAGAAGGTGAATTCATAGTAGATACAGGCCATATCGTAGCATTCGAAGAAGGTCTGCAATACGAGATCACTAAGTTCGGAGGTTGGAAGTCCTTCTTCTTGGGCGGAGAAGGTTTAGTCGCCAGATTCAAAGGAAGAGGAAGGCTCTGGCTTCAATCTAGAAATGTGCCTACCTTAGGCGCTTGGTTTAGATCAGAATTACCACCTAGAAAGGAATAA
- a CDS encoding lipoprotein LipL45 yields MNKVISVASAVLMVGLLTSGACKKPAENADSANAKQSQPSAIVVFSVGEAKIQHADLTEDKASLGTVLKEGDKIETKAKAKVDIQFSDGSAVRLAEKSSMEFSALALNTQGNTDTRLSLVSGKVFAKVNKASKDDQFSVVTPTAIAGVRGTSFVVDRTKNDRSVVKVLEGSVAVSPRVRALEGASAEEISANAELKKIKESLDKSEVILEKDESSIVKAPDKKFGEKELTKLDATLERDIPKAVTKLTGSGVSKTEEEEIRTIVTLDKDTTDKLVKLNIDPKSGKVDEATNAANEAERKKIEEELAKRQSDELKRFKNVLVSAPKNLKTNKDLVNYYEKLEKIVLADGKTTIIGAIVDQQGSTMIVHTEDGIKKINQDDVKEVIYDFQTKSEN; encoded by the coding sequence ATGAATAAAGTCATTTCCGTTGCATCAGCCGTCCTAATGGTCGGTCTGTTGACATCCGGAGCTTGTAAAAAGCCTGCGGAGAACGCGGATTCCGCGAACGCAAAACAGAGCCAACCATCGGCAATCGTAGTATTTAGCGTAGGGGAAGCAAAAATCCAACACGCTGATTTAACTGAAGACAAAGCTAGTCTTGGAACTGTCCTGAAAGAAGGGGACAAGATTGAAACCAAGGCAAAAGCGAAAGTAGATATCCAATTCTCAGACGGTTCCGCCGTTCGTTTAGCTGAAAAGTCCAGCATGGAATTCTCAGCTCTCGCTTTGAATACCCAAGGAAACACTGACACTAGATTGTCTTTAGTTTCTGGAAAAGTTTTCGCTAAAGTAAATAAAGCAAGCAAAGACGATCAGTTCTCTGTAGTAACTCCAACCGCAATCGCGGGAGTTAGAGGAACTTCTTTCGTTGTGGATCGTACTAAAAACGACAGATCCGTCGTAAAAGTATTAGAAGGATCCGTTGCTGTATCTCCAAGAGTTCGTGCTCTGGAAGGTGCAAGTGCAGAAGAGATCTCTGCGAATGCAGAGTTGAAAAAGATCAAAGAATCTTTGGATAAATCTGAAGTTATCTTAGAAAAAGACGAGTCTTCCATAGTAAAAGCTCCCGATAAGAAATTCGGTGAGAAAGAACTTACTAAGCTAGACGCAACTTTGGAAAGAGATATTCCAAAAGCGGTTACCAAACTGACCGGCTCTGGAGTTTCTAAAACCGAAGAAGAAGAGATCAGAACTATCGTTACTCTGGACAAAGACACTACCGATAAATTAGTAAAACTGAATATCGATCCTAAGTCCGGAAAAGTAGACGAAGCTACTAATGCTGCTAATGAAGCTGAGAGAAAGAAAATCGAAGAAGAATTAGCTAAGCGTCAGTCTGATGAGCTGAAAAGATTCAAGAACGTTCTTGTTTCCGCTCCTAAAAACCTGAAAACTAATAAGGATCTGGTTAACTACTACGAAAAACTGGAGAAAATCGTACTGGCTGATGGAAAAACTACCATCATCGGAGCGATCGTAGACCAGCAAGGTAGCACCATGATCGTCCATACCGAAGACGGTATTAAGAAGATCAACCAGGACGATGTAAAAGAAGTTATCTACGACTTCCAAACTAAGTCCGAAAACTAA